The proteins below are encoded in one region of Nitrospirota bacterium:
- a CDS encoding nucleotidyltransferase domain-containing protein, whose protein sequence is MHKKDLKVIEHFKTLVFQKVKVHEIRVFGSRARGDATEESDLDVLVVVDCLDHETEKYISDCAWEAGFPEDIIIIPVAISLDTLKNSPLRESVFIKNVYREGVSV, encoded by the coding sequence ATGCACAAAAAAGACCTTAAAGTAATAGAGCATTTTAAAACCCTTGTATTTCAGAAAGTAAAAGTCCACGAGATCAGGGTGTTCGGCTCAAGGGCAAGAGGAGACGCTACTGAAGAGTCAGACCTTGATGTACTTGTCGTCGTTGATTGTCTTGATCATGAAACGGAAAAGTACATAAGCGATTGCGCATGGGAAGCAGGATTTCCTGAAGACATAATTATTATACCTGTTGCGATAAGCCTTGATACTTTAAAAAACAGTCCTCTGAGGGAGTCTGTTTTTATAAAAAATGTCTATCGTGAAGGGGTAAGTGTATGA
- a CDS encoding HEPN domain-containing protein, translated as MTEDRLALIRHRLKQADDSMDEAMVLLNEGMSLRAVMNRLYYAMFYAVLALLQERQLGTSKHMGAISLFDKEFIKSGILNKDMSKTLHRAFELRQKGDYMEEAEVTKDDVDEMLPKAKNFVSVIKEYLIKKR; from the coding sequence ATGACCGAAGACAGACTTGCACTCATAAGACACAGGCTCAAGCAGGCAGATGATTCAATGGATGAAGCTATGGTGCTTCTTAATGAAGGCATGAGTTTGCGTGCTGTTATGAACCGACTGTATTATGCGATGTTTTACGCGGTATTAGCTTTATTACAGGAAAGACAACTCGGGACTTCAAAACATATGGGAGCGATTTCTCTTTTTGATAAGGAATTTATTAAATCAGGAATACTCAATAAAGACATGTCCAAGACATTGCACCGTGCATTTGAACTCAGACAAAAGGGCGATTATATGGAAGAGGCTGAAGTTACAAAAGATGATGTTGACGAAATGCTGCCGAAGGCCAAGAATTTTGTCTCAGTTATAAAAGAATATCTTATTAAGAAAAGATAG
- a CDS encoding O-acetyl-ADP-ribose deacetylase, producing the protein MEIKINKSTLSLVEGDITKQDTEAIVNAANKTLRGGGGVDGAIHRAGGPKVLEECIKIGHCETGEAVITTGGNLKAKYVIHTVGPVYRDGLHREPDLLRNAYSNCLKLASSKGIRSIAFPSISTGAYGYPLEDAAVIALKTAVAYLKEHSDIEVVRFVLFGQRDLEVYERNLKTVTGNG; encoded by the coding sequence ATGGAAATCAAAATCAACAAAAGCACATTATCCCTTGTCGAAGGCGACATAACAAAGCAGGACACGGAGGCGATTGTAAATGCCGCGAACAAAACTCTTCGCGGGGGAGGAGGAGTTGACGGAGCTATTCATCGGGCGGGCGGGCCGAAGGTCCTTGAGGAATGTATAAAAATAGGACACTGCGAGACAGGCGAGGCCGTGATAACGACAGGGGGAAATCTCAAGGCCAAATATGTGATCCACACAGTGGGACCGGTTTACAGGGACGGGTTGCATCGTGAACCTGACCTTCTCCGTAACGCGTACAGCAACTGTCTGAAGCTGGCTTCATCAAAGGGTATCAGGAGCATCGCATTCCCATCGATCAGTACCGGAGCGTACGGATATCCGCTCGAAGATGCGGCGGTGATCGCATTGAAAACTGCGGTTGCATACCTCAAGGAACATTCTGATATTGAGGTTGTCCGTTTCGTGTTATTCGGGCAAAGGGACCTTGAGGTTTATGAGAGAAATTTAAAAACAGTGACGGGTAACGGGTGA
- a CDS encoding YchF/TatD family DNA exonuclease, translating to MIDTHCHLEMEEFDSDRDEALKRAEEAGIKYIINAGSNWQGNIKGLELSRKYPHIYSAAGIHPHDAKTLDDILFNELMQWVKQPKVIAVGEIGLDYHYLHSPKGVQIEAFRRQIGLAREADLPIIVHSREAKNDTIRVLREEASNVTGVLHCFSGDIEMAHKAMELGFYLSIAGPVTFKNAKTLREIVAFIPDDFLLIETDAPYLAPAPMRGKRNEPSFLRYTAQAIAEIRGITAEDLFRITTLNAMRLFKIGKIAGQGEIAYQIRDSLYLNITNKCTNKCGFCVKSRTSYVKGHNLRLEKEPSALQVIKAIKDPKAYKEIVFCGIGEPLLRLDIVKKVSAWVKQNGGKVRINTNGQGNLIHGKNILPELQGIVDSISISLDAEDEKKYDKICRPSIKGAFKGVLSFVKEAVKIIPEVKVSVVKIPGIDVDKCARLAEELGVELRIRDFDMVG from the coding sequence ATGATAGACACCCACTGTCACCTTGAGATGGAGGAGTTCGACAGTGACAGGGACGAGGCCTTAAAACGGGCTGAAGAAGCGGGAATAAAATACATAATAAACGCAGGCTCCAACTGGCAGGGCAATATCAAAGGCCTTGAACTGTCCCGCAAATATCCGCATATATATTCCGCAGCAGGCATACATCCCCATGACGCAAAGACACTCGATGACATTTTATTTAATGAACTGATGCAGTGGGTAAAACAGCCGAAGGTCATAGCGGTGGGAGAGATCGGACTTGATTACCATTACCTGCATTCCCCCAAGGGCGTGCAGATCGAGGCCTTCAGGCGGCAGATAGGCCTGGCGCGGGAGGCAGACCTTCCCATCATAGTCCACAGCAGGGAGGCAAAAAACGACACCATCCGTGTGCTTCGTGAAGAGGCAAGCAATGTTACCGGGGTGCTCCACTGTTTTTCCGGCGACATTGAAATGGCCCACAAGGCAATGGAGCTTGGCTTCTATCTTTCAATCGCTGGGCCGGTCACATTTAAAAACGCGAAGACCCTGAGGGAAATAGTCGCATTCATCCCGGATGACTTCCTGCTAATAGAGACGGACGCCCCCTATCTGGCCCCTGCGCCTATGAGGGGCAAAAGGAATGAACCGTCTTTTTTAAGATATACCGCGCAGGCAATAGCGGAGATCAGGGGGATAACCGCAGAGGACCTGTTCCGGATCACGACGCTTAACGCGATGAGGCTTTTTAAGATAGGGAAGATAGCGGGGCAGGGGGAAATAGCCTACCAGATAAGGGATTCGCTTTATCTTAATATTACAAATAAGTGCACGAACAAATGCGGCTTCTGCGTCAAGTCACGCACGAGTTATGTTAAAGGACATAACCTGCGTCTTGAAAAAGAGCCTTCCGCGCTTCAGGTCATTAAGGCCATCAAAGACCCTAAAGCGTATAAAGAGATCGTCTTCTGCGGGATCGGCGAGCCCCTTTTGAGACTCGATATCGTGAAAAAAGTTTCCGCATGGGTAAAGCAGAACGGCGGGAAGGTCAGGATAAACACAAACGGGCAGGGCAATCTCATTCACGGCAAGAATATACTCCCGGAGCTTCAGGGCATCGTTGACAGTATCTCCATCAGCCTTGACGCGGAGGATGAGAAAAAATATGACAAGATCTGCAGGCCCTCCATCAAAGGCGCGTTCAAGGGAGTTTTATCATTTGTAAAGGAAGCGGTGAAGATCATCCCGGAAGTCAAAGTCAGCGTGGTCAAGATACCGGGAATTGACGTTGACAAGTGCGCAAGGCTTGCTGAAGAACTCGGCGTGGAATTAAGGATCCGGGATTTTGACATGGTCGGTTAG
- a CDS encoding diguanylate cyclase gives MSETENIKPTGISFKKYVWIIVIIWTAGLSASLIWNLLKARQDTLEMAVIHARESYKKDIIYRRWAAMHGGVYVPVTEETQPNPYLSEIPERDIMTPSGKMLTLMNPAYMTREVFELADKEHDAHGHITSLRPINPKNVPDSWEAGALRAFERGEKEVASVEFIEGEEVMRLMRPLITTKECLTCHAKQGYKAGDVRGGISVSVHMKSLRKTERMTGSRLALFHAGIWITGLFGIVLSSARLTRSEKKRQLAEADLRKKQSDMMVLNNISSTISSTIDIDELLSIILHTVTEFDIFDVERKGGILIVEGDKMKLVSHLGHPEGFLDLHKNIKVGDCLCGLAVRTGEIIISKNSEHDSRHTVKYRGMAPHGHIIVPLKAKDKVVGVLYLYLKADFDIEDEKINLLASIGNQLGIAIDNARLYEETKRLSLHDPLTGLANRRFMEIVMSRNFAHARRVGEHFSIIMLDLDHFKKYNDTYGHTAGDKLLTDLGDLIRGDIREIDLAVRYGGEEFLILLPETEPSQAHEIAERIRSAVEEKLGATISLGITSYTAGVQTEKELIDKADKALYQAKHKGRNRTEII, from the coding sequence ATGAGCGAGACTGAAAACATTAAACCCACCGGTATCAGTTTTAAAAAGTATGTTTGGATTATAGTAATAATCTGGACAGCGGGACTGTCTGCTTCCCTAATTTGGAATTTACTGAAAGCAAGGCAGGACACTTTGGAAATGGCAGTCATTCACGCCAGAGAGTCCTACAAAAAAGACATTATCTACCGCCGCTGGGCAGCCATGCACGGCGGGGTTTACGTGCCAGTTACTGAAGAGACACAGCCCAACCCCTATTTATCGGAAATTCCTGAACGCGATATCATGACCCCGTCAGGAAAGATGCTGACCTTGATGAACCCGGCTTATATGACACGCGAGGTCTTTGAACTTGCGGATAAGGAGCATGATGCGCATGGACACATCACCAGCCTGAGGCCCATTAACCCTAAAAATGTCCCTGATTCCTGGGAGGCCGGGGCGCTGCGGGCCTTTGAGCGCGGTGAAAAAGAGGTCGCTTCTGTAGAATTCATTGAGGGAGAAGAGGTCATGCGTCTGATGCGGCCCCTGATTACCACGAAAGAATGCCTTACCTGCCATGCTAAACAAGGATATAAGGCAGGGGATGTCCGCGGCGGGATCAGCGTTTCAGTCCATATGAAGTCTTTGCGCAAAACCGAACGCATGACCGGGTCCAGACTGGCGCTGTTTCACGCCGGCATATGGATTACAGGCTTGTTTGGGATAGTACTTTCTTCCGCACGATTGACCCGGAGCGAGAAGAAGCGTCAACTTGCTGAGGCGGACCTGCGAAAAAAACAGTCCGACATGATGGTTCTTAACAATATCTCTTCAACAATCAGCAGTACCATTGACATAGACGAACTACTCTCCATCATCCTTCACACTGTCACGGAATTTGATATATTCGATGTTGAGCGAAAGGGCGGGATTCTTATTGTTGAAGGAGACAAGATGAAACTTGTCTCGCACCTCGGACATCCTGAGGGCTTCCTGGACCTCCACAAAAATATAAAAGTCGGCGACTGCCTTTGCGGACTTGCTGTCAGGACAGGAGAGATCATTATTTCAAAGAATTCCGAACATGACAGCAGGCATACAGTCAAGTACCGCGGTATGGCCCCTCACGGGCATATCATCGTGCCTCTCAAGGCCAAGGATAAAGTCGTTGGGGTATTGTATCTTTATCTCAAGGCTGACTTCGATATAGAAGATGAGAAGATAAATTTACTCGCATCAATAGGAAACCAGTTGGGGATTGCGATTGACAATGCAAGGCTCTACGAAGAGACAAAGAGATTATCGCTCCATGACCCTCTTACCGGTCTTGCCAACAGGCGCTTTATGGAGATAGTGATGTCGAGGAACTTTGCCCACGCAAGACGTGTCGGCGAACATTTTTCCATTATCATGCTGGACCTGGATCATTTCAAGAAATATAACGATACCTACGGGCACACTGCCGGGGACAAACTGCTTACCGATCTCGGAGACCTGATACGGGGGGACATAAGAGAGATCGACCTTGCCGTCAGGTATGGCGGAGAAGAATTCCTCATCCTGCTTCCCGAAACAGAGCCGTCGCAGGCCCATGAAATAGCTGAGAGGATACGGTCTGCTGTTGAGGAAAAGCTTGGAGCTACCATAAGTCTTGGGATCACCTCTTACACTGCTGGGGTGCAAACGGAAAAGGAGCTGATCGATAAAGCGGACAAGGCCCTTTATCAGGCAAAACATAAAGGCAGAAACAGGACCGAAATTATTTAA
- the truA gene encoding tRNA pseudouridine(38-40) synthase TruA, which produces MRHIKITVQYDGTNYSGWQVQKNGTAIQGLLEKAIYIITGERSRVNGAARTDAGVHALEQVAVFKTGSLLKPEVFLKALNGNLPRDIRVINAGECGHDFHPRYDAKNKTYSYIISRTGAYSVFLERYSWNMPYRLNCEAMSEAANYLVGEHDFACFRASGCSSKHPVRTIHNIEISDLPFVEFIGFKFDAPVIKISIQANAFLRHMVRNIAGTLVEIGLGKLSPARMKEILGSKDRGLAGPTARACGLFLEKIEY; this is translated from the coding sequence ATGAGACACATCAAAATTACAGTGCAATATGACGGGACAAATTACTCCGGCTGGCAGGTGCAAAAAAACGGGACCGCGATACAGGGACTCCTGGAAAAAGCGATATACATTATCACCGGGGAGCGGTCAAGGGTCAACGGGGCGGCGAGAACTGACGCCGGTGTTCACGCGTTAGAGCAGGTAGCGGTTTTCAAGACAGGATCTCTTCTGAAACCTGAGGTTTTCCTGAAGGCTTTAAACGGCAATCTGCCCCGGGACATCAGGGTGATAAATGCCGGAGAATGCGGGCATGATTTTCATCCGCGCTACGACGCAAAAAACAAAACGTATTCGTATATCATTTCAAGGACAGGAGCTTATTCCGTGTTCCTGGAAAGATATTCATGGAACATGCCGTACAGGCTGAATTGTGAAGCGATGAGCGAGGCCGCGAACTATCTTGTCGGAGAACACGACTTTGCCTGCTTCCGCGCCTCGGGATGCAGTTCAAAACATCCTGTCAGGACCATACACAATATAGAAATATCTGATCTGCCATTCGTAGAATTTATCGGTTTCAAATTCGACGCGCCTGTTATAAAAATAAGCATACAGGCAAACGCCTTTCTCCGCCATATGGTAAGAAACATTGCCGGGACACTTGTCGAGATCGGCCTGGGCAAACTTTCTCCAGCGAGAATGAAGGAGATACTTGGATCAAAAGACAGGGGCCTTGCCGGGCCGACAGCGCGGGCGTGCGGGTTGTTCCTTGAAAAGATTGAATATTAA
- a CDS encoding phosphoenolpyruvate carboxykinase (GTP) codes for MNVTVKNQKLNRWISEVAALCQPDDIYICNGSREEYNQMIETLLKSGIAIPLKKRPNSFLFRSDPSDVARVEDRTYISTSSKEEAGPTNNWVGPGELKKIMLDLYKGCMKGRTMYVIPFSMGPIGSPISKIGIEISDSPYVVVNMHIMTRVSSKVLELLGTDGEFIPCLHSVGAPLEKGQKDTRWPCAPIDKKYISHFPEENLVWSYGSGYGGNALLGKKCLALRIASAMAKREGWMAEHMLVLRLTNPAGKQYHIAAAFPSACGKTNLAMMQPSIPGWKCECIGDDIAWMKVGPDGRLYAINPENGFFGVAPGTSYSTNPMAMDTLKENVIFTNCALTDDGDVWWEGMDGDEPSHAIDWKGRDWTPESTEEAAHANARFTAPASQCPAICKDWEKPEGVPIDIFIFGGRRTDVVPLVHEAYNWDHGVFLGATAASETTAANIGAVGNLRLDPFAMKPFCGYNMGDYFHHWLDMGDRLGSKAPRVFYVNWFRKSADGKFLWPGFSDNSRVLKWMCERVDGKVGAQNTPIGLLPNEGDLDLSGLDISPADMRELMSIDINAWKSEIPDIENHFSIFGNRLPERLRKQLREFIQRLG; via the coding sequence ATGAATGTTACCGTGAAGAACCAAAAGCTCAACAGATGGATTAGTGAAGTGGCAGCGCTCTGTCAACCCGACGATATTTATATATGCAACGGGTCCAGGGAAGAATATAATCAAATGATCGAAACGCTGCTTAAAAGCGGCATAGCCATTCCGCTCAAGAAACGCCCCAACAGTTTTCTCTTCCGCTCTGACCCCAGCGATGTGGCCCGAGTTGAAGACCGTACATATATCAGCACTTCGTCAAAGGAAGAGGCAGGCCCGACAAACAACTGGGTCGGTCCCGGGGAACTGAAGAAGATCATGCTGGACCTTTATAAAGGATGCATGAAGGGACGCACCATGTATGTGATACCTTTTTCAATGGGGCCTATCGGCTCTCCCATCTCAAAGATCGGCATTGAAATATCAGACAGTCCATATGTGGTCGTCAATATGCACATTATGACCCGTGTAAGCTCAAAGGTTCTGGAATTGTTGGGCACTGACGGTGAATTCATCCCATGCCTGCATTCTGTAGGCGCTCCGCTTGAAAAAGGGCAGAAAGACACCAGGTGGCCCTGCGCGCCCATTGATAAAAAATACATCAGTCACTTCCCTGAAGAGAACCTTGTCTGGTCTTACGGCTCAGGCTATGGCGGTAACGCGCTTCTCGGGAAGAAATGTCTGGCCCTGCGCATTGCCTCAGCCATGGCCAAACGTGAAGGCTGGATGGCTGAGCATATGCTGGTCCTCCGGCTGACAAATCCCGCGGGAAAACAATACCACATTGCGGCCGCGTTCCCGTCTGCATGCGGTAAAACAAACCTGGCGATGATGCAGCCGTCCATACCCGGCTGGAAATGCGAGTGCATCGGAGACGACATCGCGTGGATGAAGGTCGGCCCGGACGGGCGTCTTTATGCCATCAATCCTGAAAACGGTTTTTTCGGAGTAGCTCCCGGCACATCATACAGCACAAACCCTATGGCAATGGATACATTGAAGGAGAATGTTATTTTCACGAACTGCGCCCTGACCGACGACGGAGATGTCTGGTGGGAAGGCATGGACGGAGATGAGCCGTCACACGCTATCGACTGGAAAGGACGTGACTGGACTCCTGAGAGCACCGAAGAAGCGGCCCATGCGAACGCGCGTTTTACCGCTCCGGCATCACAGTGCCCTGCAATATGCAAAGACTGGGAAAAGCCGGAGGGCGTACCTATCGACATTTTTATATTCGGCGGACGCCGCACTGATGTTGTGCCGCTGGTGCATGAGGCGTACAACTGGGACCACGGAGTTTTTCTTGGCGCTACCGCCGCATCCGAGACAACCGCGGCGAATATCGGCGCAGTGGGCAACCTCAGGCTCGACCCTTTTGCAATGAAGCCGTTTTGCGGCTACAACATGGGCGACTATTTCCATCACTGGCTTGATATGGGAGACAGGCTTGGCAGTAAAGCCCCGAGGGTCTTTTATGTCAACTGGTTCAGGAAGAGCGCGGACGGCAAATTTTTATGGCCCGGTTTCAGCGACAACAGCCGCGTGCTGAAGTGGATGTGCGAGCGCGTTGACGGCAAGGTCGGGGCCCAAAATACTCCCATAGGTTTATTGCCCAATGAAGGAGACCTTGACCTCAGCGGACTTGATATCTCCCCGGCGGACATGAGAGAGCTGATGAGCATAGACATAAATGCATGGAAGTCGGAGATACCCGACATCGAAAACCATTTCTCAATCTTCGGTAACCGCCTGCCCGAAAGACTCAGGAAGCAGCTCCGTGAGTTCATACAGCGCCTTGGATAG
- a CDS encoding DUF2934 domain-containing protein → MNLHEEIAKVAYELYKKSGVDGRDFENWLDAERIVLTRHASQDIEEPEGEEQIFAEEGIIEEVEGTAPMFARREKEDFATVVEEMEVHSPALGTKEDIAIRTEKIRPSKKAAAKGKKLSPKKTGQKSREKYF, encoded by the coding sequence ATGAACTTGCACGAAGAAATAGCGAAGGTCGCGTATGAACTCTATAAAAAAAGCGGCGTTGACGGCAGGGACTTTGAGAATTGGCTTGACGCTGAAAGGATAGTGCTGACAAGACATGCCAGCCAGGACATAGAGGAGCCCGAAGGAGAAGAACAGATCTTTGCGGAAGAAGGGATTATCGAAGAGGTTGAAGGAACAGCTCCAATGTTCGCAAGACGGGAAAAAGAAGATTTTGCGACCGTAGTTGAGGAGATGGAGGTCCATAGCCCGGCCCTTGGCACGAAAGAAGACATCGCGATAAGGACAGAAAAAATCAGGCCCTCAAAGAAAGCTGCCGCAAAAGGTAAAAAACTGTCTCCAAAGAAAACAGGTCAGAAGAGCAGGGAAAAGTATTTCTAA
- a CDS encoding cytochrome C, which translates to MLKKTVLAIIFIHIMTCYSWAVTRHTDYSTGMEIKYCNECHIVNDVSPNHSSMWMIEHRLLAEKKPRTCDECHQKSFCIDCHKGGGIDRDLHASNSGPDYKPRSHRSDFREIHPIKSFDDPGTCKRCHDYNKFCNECHDKFNRTDLRVLSHRRGWSERDVKAGGPQHSIFNTSQCQTCHPNSLLPKHEWSSSHAREARKNLASCQACHPEGDVCMKCHSAASGLRANPHPGNWSRISGRLRNASDSRSCRKCHITVP; encoded by the coding sequence GTGTTAAAAAAGACCGTACTCGCCATAATCTTCATTCACATTATGACCTGTTATTCGTGGGCAGTCACCCGTCATACGGATTATTCCACGGGGATGGAAATAAAATACTGTAACGAATGCCACATAGTTAATGATGTCAGCCCCAACCACAGCTCTATGTGGATGATAGAGCACCGGCTGCTTGCAGAAAAGAAACCCAGGACCTGTGATGAGTGCCACCAGAAATCATTCTGTATTGATTGTCATAAAGGCGGCGGAATAGACCGGGACCTCCACGCCTCGAATTCAGGGCCGGACTATAAGCCAAGGTCTCACAGGAGTGACTTCCGGGAGATACATCCCATCAAGTCGTTTGATGATCCGGGGACCTGCAAGCGGTGCCATGATTACAACAAGTTCTGCAATGAATGCCACGACAAGTTCAACCGCACTGACCTGAGAGTCCTTTCCCACAGGAGGGGATGGTCGGAGCGTGATGTGAAAGCGGGCGGCCCGCAGCATTCAATCTTTAACACTTCACAGTGCCAGACATGTCATCCAAACAGCCTCCTTCCAAAGCACGAGTGGTCTTCATCACATGCAAGGGAAGCAAGGAAGAACCTCGCTTCATGCCAGGCATGTCATCCTGAAGGAGATGTCTGCATGAAATGTCACAGTGCGGCGAGCGGTCTAAGGGCAAATCCGCATCCGGGAAACTGGAGCAGGATATCCGGAAGGCTCCGCAACGCAAGTGATAGCAGGTCGTGTAGGAAATGTCATATAACAGTACCTTAA